The proteins below come from a single Dermatophilaceae bacterium Soc4.6 genomic window:
- a CDS encoding MurT ligase domain-containing protein translates to MLRTTAAVLAGKAARVATRLRGGGSAMPGLVAERVDPHFLTHALSRIPGGVVVVTGTNGKTTTTKMLAAIIAAHGRTVFSNPTGSNFTRGVISSMLGEIPLSGRLRADVAVLELDEWHALQFAKVVTPTHALLLNVARDQLDRFAEIDTTARLLASLASQTSRGVLLNRDDSFVARVDGTLARDVEIRWFGIDPAVADDLPPLHEADARFDEAHAVPDVTEADGLLHPHDSRSFSVLFGGQEVGPVELKQRGLAAMINATAALTTARMVLGAEFRPETALAALRAVTPPFGRGEVIDADGQPLELVLVKNPAGFTVALGTYGAEPVTTMIAINDDYADGQDVSWLYDVSFESLRGKGVALTSGVRGYDMALRLQYDDVEVAEVELDLEAALDRLLREHPDEPRRIFCTYTAMMRLRRLLAARYALANFGEEAPA, encoded by the coding sequence GTGCTGAGGACGACTGCTGCCGTGCTGGCGGGCAAGGCCGCCCGGGTCGCGACCCGCCTACGCGGTGGTGGCTCGGCGATGCCGGGGCTGGTGGCCGAGCGGGTCGACCCGCACTTCCTCACCCACGCGCTGTCCCGCATCCCCGGTGGTGTCGTGGTCGTCACCGGCACCAACGGCAAGACGACGACGACCAAGATGCTCGCCGCGATCATCGCGGCTCACGGACGCACGGTCTTCAGCAACCCGACCGGCTCCAACTTCACCCGCGGCGTCATCTCGTCGATGCTCGGCGAGATCCCGCTGTCGGGCCGCCTGCGAGCCGACGTCGCCGTGCTCGAGCTCGACGAGTGGCACGCGCTGCAGTTCGCCAAGGTCGTCACCCCCACGCACGCGTTGCTGCTGAACGTCGCTCGCGACCAGCTCGACCGCTTCGCGGAGATCGACACGACGGCCAGGCTGCTCGCCTCGCTCGCGTCGCAGACCAGCCGGGGCGTCCTGCTCAACCGCGACGACTCCTTCGTCGCCCGAGTCGACGGCACCCTCGCACGGGACGTCGAGATCCGCTGGTTCGGCATCGACCCGGCCGTCGCCGACGACCTGCCCCCCCTGCACGAGGCCGACGCTCGATTCGACGAGGCGCACGCGGTGCCCGACGTCACTGAAGCCGACGGACTGCTCCACCCGCACGACTCCCGGTCCTTCTCCGTGCTCTTCGGCGGGCAGGAGGTGGGTCCGGTCGAGCTGAAGCAGCGCGGGCTGGCCGCGATGATCAACGCGACCGCGGCGCTCACGACCGCGCGCATGGTGCTGGGCGCCGAGTTTCGCCCCGAGACCGCGCTCGCCGCCCTGCGCGCGGTCACCCCACCCTTCGGCCGCGGCGAGGTCATCGACGCCGACGGTCAGCCGCTCGAGCTCGTGCTGGTCAAGAACCCCGCCGGCTTCACCGTCGCCCTGGGCACCTACGGCGCCGAGCCGGTCACCACCATGATCGCGATCAACGACGACTACGCCGACGGTCAGGACGTGTCCTGGCTCTATGACGTGAGCTTCGAGTCGTTGCGCGGCAAGGGAGTTGCCCTCACGTCGGGCGTGCGCGGCTACGACATGGCCCTGCGGCTGCAGTACGACGACGTCGAGGTCGCCGAGGTGGAGCTCGACCTCGAGGCGGCCCTCGACCGGCTGCTGCGGGAGCACCCCGACGAGCCGCGGCGGATCTTCTGCACCTACACCGCGATGATGCGGCTGCGCCGTCTGCTCGCGGCCCGCTACGCCTTGGCGAACTTCGGCGAGGAGGCACCGGCATGA
- a CDS encoding DUF309 domain-containing protein, with product MSSRCRSKPLPPNEALKKARELIDAGRPFAAHEVLEARWKAAPTEEGDLWQGLAQVCVAQTRSARGNLVGAELLSSGGLTGPTRGESGRGAARPGGSARAAGGAVDRLDDPVVAVGVGRTSTCVDSAGGTLRRRCLG from the coding sequence GTGTCGAGCCGGTGTCGGAGCAAACCCCTGCCGCCGAACGAGGCTCTGAAGAAGGCGAGAGAGCTCATCGACGCCGGCCGCCCCTTCGCGGCCCACGAGGTCCTCGAGGCGCGGTGGAAAGCGGCACCGACCGAGGAGGGTGACCTGTGGCAGGGACTGGCGCAGGTCTGCGTGGCTCAGACCCGTTCTGCCCGCGGAAACCTGGTCGGGGCGGAGCTTCTCTCGAGCGGCGGCCTGACCGGACCCACCCGTGGCGAGTCAGGACGCGGTGCAGCCCGCCCAGGGGGTTCGGCCCGTGCCGCCGGGGGCGCCGTAGACCGGCTCGACGACCCAGTCGTCGCCGTCGGGGTTGGGCGGACCTCGACCTGCGTCGACTCAGCCGGTGGCACACTGCGGCGGCGATGCCTCGGGTGA
- a CDS encoding MerR family transcriptional regulator, with amino-acid sequence MRIKDLAILSDTTVRTIRYYHQLGLLAVPPSTTTWRAYGFGHLTRLMRIRWLVDSGVPLAEVAHMLMPPDGTDERSLVIEDLAAVLSSIDAKTAVLAAQRERVEILLERVRRHGRLSPLPPPVVRVYAALIERPLPAGMHEAMSRERDLLELACYRGAMPSDLTALLDAVTEDDLDELCRLWEECHQLAVDSEPRPWEVVRQRVGDLVRRTVDLAIRIEPDASLRLLRYAAELDRPAVRAAVHLAYPSPVYREFVRGFLDVAKAASSA; translated from the coding sequence ATGCGCATCAAGGACCTGGCCATCCTCTCGGACACCACCGTCCGAACGATCCGCTACTACCACCAGCTCGGACTGCTAGCCGTGCCTCCCTCGACCACCACTTGGCGCGCCTACGGGTTCGGTCACCTCACCCGGCTCATGCGTATCCGGTGGCTCGTCGACTCCGGGGTACCGCTGGCCGAGGTGGCACACATGCTCATGCCGCCGGACGGCACCGACGAACGCAGCCTCGTCATTGAGGACCTTGCTGCCGTGCTCTCATCGATCGACGCGAAAACAGCCGTCCTGGCCGCCCAGCGCGAGCGGGTCGAGATCCTGCTGGAGAGGGTCAGGAGACACGGAAGGCTGTCGCCGCTACCGCCGCCCGTCGTGCGGGTGTATGCCGCTCTGATCGAGCGGCCGCTCCCCGCGGGGATGCACGAGGCGATGTCGCGTGAGCGTGACCTGCTCGAGCTCGCGTGCTACCGCGGAGCGATGCCATCGGATCTCACGGCCCTGCTCGACGCGGTGACGGAGGACGACCTCGACGAGCTCTGCCGTCTCTGGGAGGAGTGTCACCAGCTCGCCGTCGACTCGGAACCGCGACCGTGGGAGGTCGTGCGCCAGCGGGTCGGCGACCTCGTGCGCCGTACGGTCGACCTCGCGATCCGGATCGAGCCCGATGCGAGCCTCCGCCTGCTCCGGTATGCCGCTGAGCTGGACCGCCCCGCGGTGCGCGCGGCGGTCCACCTCGCCTACCCCTCTCCGGTGTACCGCGAGTTCGTCCGGGGCTTCCTGGACGTCGCCAAGGCGGCGAGCTCAGCATGA
- a CDS encoding ABC transporter ATP-binding protein has protein sequence MTADPVVIEHLSKTFGADRGVADVSLVVEPCQVFGFLGPNGSGKSTTIRCLLGLYRPSRGRCRVFGHDTAAGSASFLAEVGYLPGELRLPERLTGAQVLATFRRMRRRHDTEYGDELVQRLGAVLDRPVGALSKGNKQKLGLVLAFMHRPRLLVLDEPTSGLDPLVQDEFAPLLRETVADGRTVLLSSHDLDEVQRVVQHVAIIRSGRIVVDDTVAALRAAAPRTIDLTFDHDVDASPLASVPGVSLHVNTPRQVNLTHTGAAGPVLTAIAALLPDTITARPADLEKLFLQLYGKDSDAH, from the coding sequence ATGACCGCGGACCCTGTCGTCATCGAGCACCTCTCGAAGACGTTCGGCGCGGACCGCGGGGTCGCCGACGTCAGCCTCGTCGTCGAGCCGTGCCAGGTCTTCGGGTTCCTCGGACCCAACGGCTCCGGCAAGTCGACGACGATCCGCTGCCTGCTGGGCCTCTACCGCCCGAGCCGTGGCCGGTGCCGGGTGTTCGGCCACGACACCGCGGCCGGTTCCGCATCCTTCCTCGCCGAGGTCGGCTACCTCCCCGGCGAGCTGCGCCTGCCCGAGCGCTTGACCGGGGCGCAGGTGCTGGCGACGTTCCGCCGGATGCGTCGGCGCCACGACACGGAGTACGGCGACGAGCTGGTCCAGCGTCTCGGCGCCGTGCTCGACCGCCCGGTCGGGGCGTTGTCCAAGGGCAACAAGCAGAAGCTCGGCCTCGTCCTGGCCTTCATGCACCGGCCCCGGTTGCTTGTCCTCGACGAACCGACCTCGGGCCTCGACCCGCTGGTCCAGGACGAGTTCGCGCCACTCCTGCGCGAGACCGTCGCCGACGGACGCACGGTCCTGCTCTCCTCGCACGACCTCGACGAGGTCCAGCGCGTCGTGCAGCACGTGGCCATCATCAGGTCGGGGCGCATCGTCGTGGACGACACCGTCGCCGCGCTGCGCGCCGCCGCCCCGCGCACCATCGACCTCACGTTCGACCACGACGTCGACGCGAGCCCGCTCGCGTCCGTACCGGGGGTCTCACTGCACGTGAACACGCCGCGGCAGGTCAACCTCACCCATACCGGAGCGGCCGGGCCGGTCCTGACCGCCATCGCGGCGCTACTGCCCGACACGATCACCGCGCGGCCCGCAGACCTCGAGAAGCTCTTCCTCCAGCTCTACGGAAAGGACTCCGATGCCCACTGA
- a CDS encoding ABC transporter permease subunit: protein MPTELVRLDLRLRRRMLLGTAVGTAAYLFLVVAVYPTFKHDTAFDALITANPGAAAAFGISGSITSPEGWLSANMYANIGPLLALLLTIGYGAAAVAGQDGDGLLGLLATAPVTRPRIVAAKALTLLLAALVVPVVSFAVCLTGPHFGLHPAWGDLLGLSIALTLLAFDLGAVALLVGAVTGGRAAAMGAAGAVAACAYLISSLSPVVDVVHRIRWLSPFVWAVGDGQLSHGVSVGELGALTGVGLVLTGATVLTFRRLDIH, encoded by the coding sequence ATGCCCACTGAGCTCGTTCGTCTCGACCTGCGGCTCCGACGCCGGATGCTCCTCGGCACGGCCGTCGGGACGGCGGCATACCTGTTCCTCGTCGTCGCGGTCTATCCGACGTTCAAGCACGACACGGCCTTCGACGCCCTCATCACCGCAAACCCGGGTGCTGCGGCGGCCTTCGGGATTTCCGGGTCGATCACCTCACCCGAGGGCTGGCTCAGCGCCAACATGTACGCCAACATCGGGCCCCTACTGGCCCTCCTGCTCACGATCGGCTACGGGGCCGCGGCCGTCGCCGGACAGGACGGCGACGGTCTGCTCGGCCTGCTGGCGACCGCTCCGGTGACGCGCCCCCGCATCGTCGCCGCCAAGGCGCTGACCCTCCTGCTGGCCGCGCTCGTCGTCCCGGTGGTCTCGTTCGCCGTGTGCCTGACTGGTCCGCACTTCGGGCTGCACCCCGCATGGGGGGACCTGCTCGGGCTCAGTATCGCGCTCACGCTGCTGGCCTTCGACCTCGGCGCCGTCGCCCTGCTCGTGGGCGCGGTCACCGGAGGTCGCGCAGCCGCCATGGGCGCTGCGGGAGCAGTCGCTGCCTGCGCCTACCTCATCAGCTCGCTGTCGCCGGTGGTCGACGTGGTCCACCGCATCCGGTGGCTCTCGCCCTTCGTCTGGGCGGTGGGCGACGGCCAGCTGAGCCACGGGGTGAGCGTCGGCGAGCTGGGGGCGCTGACCGGTGTGGGCCTCGTCCTCACCGGTGCGACGGTCCTGACGTTCCGCCGTCTCGACATCCACTGA
- the guaA gene encoding glutamine-hydrolyzing GMP synthase, giving the protein MSDALQASPVLVVDFGAQYAQLIARRVREAKVYSEVVPHTMPVEQMLARNPRAVILSGGPSSVYADGAPSLDPALLEAGVPVMGLCYGFQAMVAALGGRVAHTGRGEYGQTPATITDTGSTLFDGQPESQSVWMSHGDAVSEAPPGMRVTASSDGAPVAAFEDDERRLYGVQWHPEVLHTAFGQRTLEAFLTKGAGIAADWTPANVVDELVERVARQVGADRVLCALSGGVDSSVAAALVQRAVGDQLTCVFVDHGLLREGEAQQVEQDFVAATGVDLVVIDAREQFLTALAGVTDPEEKRKIIGAQFIRTFEQAARDVVADRGDEEHPVKWLVQGTLYPDVVESGGGEGAANIKSHHNVGGLPDDLQFGLVEPLRALFKDEVRAVGLELGVPETIVWRQPFPGPGLGIRIIGEVTAERLEILRRADAIARAELSAAGLDRDIWQCPVVLLADVRSVGVQGDGRTYGHPVVLRPVSSEDAMTADWTRVPYETLAKISTRITNEVREVNRVVLDVTSKPPGTIEWE; this is encoded by the coding sequence GTGAGTGATGCCCTGCAGGCCAGTCCCGTCCTCGTCGTCGACTTCGGCGCTCAGTACGCCCAGCTGATCGCGCGCCGTGTGCGCGAGGCGAAGGTCTACAGCGAGGTCGTGCCGCACACGATGCCGGTCGAGCAGATGCTCGCGCGCAACCCCCGCGCGGTGATCCTCTCGGGTGGGCCGAGCAGCGTCTACGCCGACGGCGCCCCCTCGCTGGACCCGGCGCTGCTCGAGGCAGGCGTGCCCGTGATGGGCCTCTGCTACGGCTTCCAGGCCATGGTGGCGGCCCTCGGTGGCCGCGTCGCCCACACCGGCCGCGGGGAGTACGGCCAGACACCCGCGACGATCACCGACACGGGCTCCACCCTCTTCGACGGGCAGCCCGAGAGCCAGTCGGTGTGGATGTCGCACGGCGACGCCGTCAGCGAGGCACCCCCTGGTATGCGGGTCACCGCCTCCAGCGACGGTGCGCCCGTAGCGGCGTTCGAGGACGACGAGCGACGGCTCTACGGCGTGCAGTGGCACCCGGAGGTGCTGCACACGGCCTTCGGGCAGCGCACCCTGGAGGCGTTCCTCACCAAGGGCGCCGGCATCGCCGCCGACTGGACCCCGGCCAACGTCGTCGACGAGCTCGTCGAGCGGGTGGCCCGGCAGGTGGGCGCCGACCGGGTGCTCTGCGCGCTCTCCGGTGGGGTCGACTCCTCGGTCGCGGCCGCGCTGGTGCAGCGCGCGGTCGGCGACCAGCTGACCTGCGTCTTCGTGGACCACGGGCTGCTGCGCGAGGGCGAGGCGCAGCAGGTCGAGCAGGACTTCGTCGCAGCGACCGGTGTCGACCTCGTGGTCATCGACGCGCGCGAGCAGTTCCTCACTGCGCTCGCCGGGGTCACCGACCCCGAGGAGAAGCGCAAGATCATCGGCGCGCAGTTCATCCGCACCTTCGAGCAGGCGGCGCGCGACGTCGTGGCTGATCGGGGCGACGAGGAGCACCCGGTCAAGTGGCTGGTGCAGGGCACCCTCTACCCCGACGTCGTCGAGTCGGGCGGGGGTGAGGGCGCGGCCAACATCAAGAGCCACCACAACGTCGGCGGGCTGCCCGACGACCTGCAGTTCGGCCTGGTCGAGCCGTTGCGCGCGCTCTTCAAGGACGAGGTGCGTGCCGTTGGCCTCGAGCTGGGGGTGCCCGAGACGATCGTGTGGCGCCAGCCCTTCCCGGGGCCGGGCCTCGGCATCCGCATCATCGGCGAGGTGACCGCCGAGCGGCTCGAGATCCTGCGTCGCGCAGACGCGATCGCCCGCGCCGAGCTGTCGGCCGCCGGTCTCGACCGCGACATCTGGCAGTGCCCGGTCGTGCTGCTGGCCGACGTGAGATCCGTTGGTGTGCAAGGTGATGGCCGCACCTACGGTCACCCGGTCGTGCTGCGCCCGGTGTCGTCGGAGGACGCCATGACCGCCGACTGGACCCGCGTCCCCTACGAGACGCTGGCGAAGATCTCGACCCGCATCACCAACGAGGTGCGCGAGGTCAACCGGGTCGTGCTCGACGTGACGAGCAAGCCGCCGGGCACGATCGAGTGGGAGTAG
- a CDS encoding DUF3817 domain-containing protein: MTTVPHRTAPPAAIRSGLRAYRVLAVASGVALFVLALEIVLKYGFGQKNLLTEYWSPIHGLIYFAFAVSIANLGLKARWSIGRIVLNLLSGFVPFVPFVAERRVTASTEALLAALEGPAHPSGGTSGTTVPGR; the protein is encoded by the coding sequence GTGACCACCGTCCCCCACCGCACGGCACCCCCGGCCGCCATCCGCTCCGGCCTGAGGGCCTACCGGGTCCTGGCTGTGGCCTCCGGTGTGGCGCTCTTCGTCCTGGCCCTCGAGATCGTCCTGAAGTACGGCTTCGGTCAGAAGAACCTGCTCACGGAGTACTGGAGCCCGATCCACGGGCTGATCTACTTCGCCTTCGCCGTCTCGATCGCCAACCTCGGGCTGAAGGCGCGGTGGTCGATCGGCCGGATCGTGCTCAACCTGCTCTCCGGCTTCGTCCCCTTCGTGCCGTTCGTCGCCGAGCGACGTGTCACCGCGAGCACCGAGGCGCTGCTGGCCGCGCTCGAGGGCCCTGCCCACCCGTCCGGCGGCACGTCGGGGACCACCGTCCCGGGTCGGTAA
- a CDS encoding SURF1 family protein, translating into MLHTMLRPRWLGLLVVLIGIIVSFTLLGLWQLSVARDDAAKQAVAQAPRQPVVALSALLQPHSGFPAVASNRRVSAVGHYDPSGQVLVPDRRLDGATGSWVVTPLVVDETGARLPVVRGFVRGTSAPAPTTTGLVTVVGSAAPGESPDPTTPSLPPGQLGSVDLGRLVNLWPGDIYNAFVFAISETPDASAVSTAAADGGAVAAAAIVRIPPPPAPSGLTLRNAAYALQWWVFALFAVYMYVRMVREDHQMRLAEATPPTPPASAPTTAPTTAGASRP; encoded by the coding sequence GTGCTCCACACGATGCTCCGACCCCGCTGGCTGGGGCTGCTCGTCGTGCTCATCGGCATCATCGTCAGCTTCACCCTGCTCGGCCTCTGGCAGCTCTCGGTCGCCCGTGACGACGCCGCCAAGCAGGCGGTGGCGCAGGCGCCCCGGCAGCCTGTCGTGGCGCTGAGCGCACTGCTCCAGCCGCACTCGGGCTTCCCGGCGGTGGCGTCCAACCGGCGCGTCTCGGCCGTCGGCCACTACGACCCGTCGGGTCAGGTGCTCGTGCCGGACCGGCGGCTCGACGGGGCGACCGGCTCGTGGGTGGTCACCCCCCTGGTGGTGGACGAGACCGGCGCCCGGCTACCCGTCGTCCGCGGTTTCGTGCGGGGCACCAGCGCCCCTGCTCCCACCACGACGGGGCTGGTGACGGTCGTCGGCAGTGCCGCGCCGGGTGAGTCGCCCGACCCGACGACGCCGTCACTGCCCCCCGGCCAGCTGGGCTCGGTCGACCTCGGGCGCCTGGTCAACCTGTGGCCGGGCGACATCTACAACGCCTTCGTCTTCGCGATCTCCGAGACGCCCGACGCCAGCGCGGTCAGCACGGCCGCCGCTGACGGGGGAGCGGTGGCGGCGGCAGCGATCGTGCGCATCCCCCCGCCACCGGCGCCGAGCGGCCTCACCCTCCGCAACGCCGCCTACGCGCTGCAGTGGTGGGTCTTCGCGCTCTTCGCCGTCTACATGTATGTCCGCATGGTCCGCGAGGACCACCAGATGCGCCTCGCCGAGGCGACGCCCCCGACCCCACCCGCCAGCGCACCCACCACCGCACCCACCACTGCAGGAGCGTCCCGCCCGTGA
- a CDS encoding ABC transporter ATP-binding protein → MQRLPYDDPGAPDLRSPLRYLVWVGRGQWATLVVAICFGVVWMVGQALFPAAISRAVDQGIVARDGAALTRWSLVLLGLGLTSALAGVMRHRLAVTNWMRAAFRTTQLIGWHAADTGEALLRERPAGDVVAVVASDAMRVGGVYDVLARFAGAIVSFVVVAVLLLTSSAPLGLLVLIGVPTLLGLLGFVVRPLQRRQEQQREESGRLIGLGADTVAGLRVLRGIGGEETYLRRYAAQSQAVRASGYRVAGMQAALDAAQVLLPSLFVLLVTWLGARFAVEGEISVGELVAFYGYSAFLVIPLRTATEFLDRYTRARIGARKTIAILSVGPDQLDPEHGTGTGASETAAAAAVEPGPDARLHDERTGLVVDPGLLTVVVSARPEDSAALADRLGRFGLDAAGVRLGGVALTDLPVATVRRRVVVSETDPRLFSGTLRNELDPVGTHDDAALLAALAVASGDDVLEALPDGLDSEVEERGRSFSGGQRQRLALTRALLTGADTLVLVEPTSAVDAHTEARIAGRLADARRGRTTVVMSSSPLVLDHADRVVLLHEGRVAASGLHRELMRSHPAYRAVVVRGEGEPA, encoded by the coding sequence GTGCAGAGGCTTCCGTACGACGACCCCGGGGCCCCTGACCTGCGCAGCCCCCTCCGTTACCTCGTGTGGGTGGGCCGGGGTCAGTGGGCCACGCTCGTCGTCGCCATCTGCTTCGGCGTCGTCTGGATGGTCGGGCAGGCGCTCTTCCCGGCTGCCATCAGCCGTGCGGTCGACCAGGGCATCGTCGCGCGCGACGGCGCCGCCCTCACCCGGTGGAGCCTCGTGCTGCTCGGCCTGGGCCTGACGTCGGCCCTCGCCGGGGTGATGCGCCACCGGCTCGCCGTGACCAACTGGATGCGCGCAGCCTTCCGCACCACCCAGCTCATCGGCTGGCACGCCGCCGACACCGGTGAGGCCCTGCTCCGCGAGCGCCCGGCCGGTGACGTCGTGGCCGTCGTGGCCTCCGACGCCATGCGCGTCGGCGGGGTCTACGACGTGCTGGCCCGCTTCGCCGGTGCCATCGTCAGCTTCGTCGTCGTGGCCGTCCTGCTGCTCACCTCGTCGGCCCCGCTCGGGCTGCTGGTGCTGATCGGGGTGCCCACCCTCTTGGGGCTGCTCGGCTTCGTGGTGCGCCCGCTGCAGCGACGCCAGGAGCAGCAGCGCGAGGAGTCGGGTCGCCTCATCGGCCTCGGCGCCGACACCGTGGCCGGCCTGCGCGTGCTGCGCGGCATCGGCGGCGAGGAGACCTACCTGCGCCGGTATGCCGCGCAGTCGCAGGCGGTCCGCGCCAGCGGCTACCGCGTGGCGGGCATGCAGGCCGCGCTCGATGCCGCCCAGGTGCTGCTGCCGAGCCTCTTCGTCCTGCTCGTCACCTGGCTCGGGGCTCGGTTCGCCGTCGAGGGCGAGATCTCGGTCGGCGAGCTGGTCGCGTTCTACGGCTACTCCGCCTTCCTCGTCATCCCGCTCCGCACGGCCACCGAGTTCCTCGACCGCTACACCCGCGCCCGCATCGGGGCCCGGAAGACGATCGCGATCCTTTCCGTCGGGCCTGACCAGCTCGACCCGGAGCACGGCACGGGCACGGGCGCGAGCGAGACGGCGGCCGCGGCCGCCGTCGAGCCGGGGCCCGACGCCCGGTTGCACGACGAGCGCACCGGTCTGGTCGTCGACCCCGGGCTGCTCACCGTGGTCGTCTCGGCCCGCCCCGAGGACAGCGCCGCCCTCGCCGACCGCCTCGGCCGTTTCGGCCTCGACGCCGCCGGCGTCCGCCTCGGCGGCGTGGCCCTCACCGACCTGCCCGTCGCGACGGTGCGTCGACGCGTGGTGGTCAGCGAGACCGACCCACGCCTGTTCAGCGGCACGCTGCGCAACGAGCTCGACCCGGTCGGCACGCACGACGACGCGGCACTCCTCGCCGCGCTGGCCGTGGCCAGCGGTGACGACGTGCTCGAGGCCCTGCCCGACGGTCTCGACTCCGAGGTCGAGGAGCGAGGCCGGTCGTTCTCCGGCGGTCAGCGCCAGCGCCTGGCGCTGACCCGCGCACTGCTCACCGGTGCCGACACGCTGGTCCTCGTCGAGCCGACGAGCGCCGTCGACGCGCACACCGAGGCCCGCATCGCCGGGCGCCTCGCCGACGCCCGGCGCGGTCGCACCACGGTGGTCATGAGCTCGAGCCCGCTGGTGCTCGACCACGCCGACCGGGTGGTGCTGCTGCACGAGGGTCGGGTCGCCGCCAGCGGGTTGCACCGCGAGCTGATGCGCAGCCACCCGGCCTACCGGGCGGTCGTCGTCCGCGGTGAGGGGGAGCCGGCGTGA
- a CDS encoding ABC transporter ATP-binding protein translates to MRRHRRSLGTVVGLHALAAVAALAAPRILGLLVDGVTSGTTTLASVDRLAVVLAVATVVQTVVTWFARRASFRMGEDVFAELREQFMSRVVSLPLSTVERAGTGDLVSRTTNDVEALSQVARYGVPSIFVAVVTVSITVVAALLTDALVALPLFIGVPLLVVSTRRYLRLAPDGYLRERATYAVLNGVVSETVDGARTVDALGLSRRRRARTDDALRDCFDAEVYTLRLRTIWFPQVEVAYLLPVAATLAWGGWLVFRGHTTVGTVTAIALYVQALSEPLDELLMWLDEIQVGATSLARVIGIADVPPDRAASGRTPTDDRLAVRDVRYSYRPGRDVLHGLSLDLRPGERLAVVGPSGAGKSTLGRLLAGIDGPREGRVDVGGVPLVDLELEQLRGQVALVTQEHHVFVGTLEDNLLLARPDADHDTLVGALAAVDADEWALGMPDGLATRVGSGARPLTQAQSQQLALARLVLADPHTLVLDEATSLLDPRAARHLERSLAAVVEGRTVVAIAHRLHTAHDADRVAVVDGGVVTEIGTHDELIAADGAYAALWRSWRDEPAPAPATP, encoded by the coding sequence ATGCGCCGCCATCGGCGCAGCCTCGGCACGGTCGTCGGCCTGCACGCGCTGGCCGCCGTCGCGGCGCTGGCTGCGCCGCGCATCCTCGGGCTGCTCGTCGACGGGGTCACGAGCGGCACGACCACGCTCGCGTCGGTGGACCGGCTGGCCGTCGTGCTGGCGGTGGCGACCGTGGTGCAGACCGTCGTCACGTGGTTCGCCCGGCGGGCGTCGTTCCGCATGGGTGAGGACGTCTTCGCCGAGCTGCGAGAGCAGTTCATGAGCCGGGTGGTGTCGCTGCCGCTGTCGACCGTCGAGCGCGCGGGCACCGGAGACCTCGTCTCCCGCACGACCAACGACGTCGAGGCGCTCTCGCAGGTCGCGCGCTACGGCGTGCCCTCCATCTTCGTCGCCGTCGTCACGGTGTCCATCACCGTCGTCGCCGCGCTGCTCACCGACGCGCTGGTGGCCCTGCCGCTCTTCATCGGGGTGCCGCTGCTCGTCGTCTCGACCCGGCGCTACCTGCGGCTGGCCCCCGACGGATACCTCCGCGAGCGCGCCACCTACGCCGTGCTCAACGGGGTCGTGAGCGAGACCGTCGACGGGGCCCGCACCGTCGACGCGCTGGGGCTGTCACGACGCCGCCGCGCCCGCACCGACGACGCCCTGCGCGACTGCTTCGATGCCGAGGTCTACACCCTGCGGCTGCGCACCATCTGGTTCCCGCAGGTCGAGGTCGCCTACCTGCTGCCCGTGGCCGCCACCCTCGCCTGGGGCGGCTGGCTGGTCTTCCGCGGTCACACCACCGTCGGGACGGTGACCGCCATCGCGCTCTACGTGCAGGCCCTGAGCGAGCCCCTCGACGAGCTGCTGATGTGGCTCGACGAGATCCAGGTCGGCGCCACCTCTTTGGCCCGGGTGATCGGCATCGCCGATGTCCCACCCGACCGCGCCGCGAGCGGGCGGACGCCCACCGACGACCGGCTGGCCGTGCGCGATGTGCGCTACTCCTACCGACCCGGCCGCGACGTGCTGCACGGGCTCAGCCTCGACCTGCGTCCCGGCGAGCGTCTCGCCGTCGTCGGTCCGTCGGGCGCCGGCAAGTCGACCCTCGGCCGGCTGCTGGCCGGGATCGACGGCCCCCGTGAGGGCCGCGTCGACGTCGGCGGGGTGCCGCTGGTCGACCTCGAGCTCGAGCAGCTGCGAGGTCAGGTGGCGCTCGTGACGCAGGAGCACCACGTCTTCGTCGGCACCCTCGAGGACAACCTCCTGCTGGCCCGGCCCGACGCCGACCACGACACCCTCGTCGGGGCGCTCGCGGCAGTGGATGCCGACGAGTGGGCCCTCGGGATGCCCGACGGGCTCGCGACCCGGGTAGGCAGCGGCGCCCGGCCCCTCACCCAGGCCCAGTCGCAGCAGCTGGCCCTGGCCCGGCTGGTCCTGGCCGACCCGCACACGCTGGTGCTCGACGAGGCGACCTCGCTGCTCGACCCGCGGGCGGCCCGGCACCTCGAGCGCTCGCTGGCGGCCGTCGTCGAGGGGCGCACGGTCGTGGCCATCGCGCACCGGCTCCATACGGCCCACGACGCCGACCGGGTCGCGGTGGTCGACGGCGGCGTGGTCACCGAGATCGGCACCCACGACGAGCTCATCGCCGCCGACGGAGCGTATGCCGCCCTGTGGCGGTCGTGGCGCGACGAGCCCGCGCCCGCTCCCGCCACGCCCTGA